A genome region from Macadamia integrifolia cultivar HAES 741 unplaced genomic scaffold, SCU_Mint_v3 scaffold949, whole genome shotgun sequence includes the following:
- the LOC122070584 gene encoding pentatricopeptide repeat-containing protein At5g18950-like: protein MAPSSSSLIVNFLRQNIRRIQNPQRPGRTIGNLVVKGGGDGTQQEPQIMDGKLQLQFTEQMAIELKILNFVPALSVWNSALLDSLRIERTDLVWDLYATMMESGLVGDVDTVGYLIRAFCKDNKLYEPYELLRQVSDAGHTPDNIAFTKLISGFSRDGNYAKNGMGNEALRVFNDLKDRGYAPDRVMYTTMIDGLCKMGRLGEARKLWFEMIHKGFKQNEYTYNALMDGYCKAGFCQHGKTDKAHELFEEMANRGINHDVVTYNTLIQGLCKEGKVVEAMNLFNELMVLDLQPYTSSYTPQIQALCEEGKAQEAIELWKDTQNRSLEPLVCTHDYIITGLCKQGNPTEGMEWLLTSKLRPRRNTFNRLVEDFSSNNRFDDAACFRLSIWNGLYS, encoded by the exons ATGGCACCATCTTCGTCCTCTCTGATCGTCAACTTCCTTCGCCAGAACATTCGTAGAATCCAAAACCCTCAACGTCCTGGAAGAACTATCGGAAACCTTGTCGtgaaaggaggaggagatggaACACAACAAGAACCCCAAATCATGGATGGAAAACTTCAGCTTCAATTCACAGAACAAATGGCGATTGAG ctcaaaattttaaattttgtgcCTGCTCTATCAGTTTGGAATTCAGCTTTATTGGATTCTCTACGTATTGAGAGAACCGATCTGGTTTGGGATTTGTATGCTACGATGATGGAATCTGGCCTAGTGGGCGATGTTGACACTGTTGGGTATCTAATTCGAGCCTTCTGTAAGGACAACAAGCTCTACGAACCTTATGAGCTTCTTCGACAAGTGAGTGATGCTGGGCATACCCCGGATAATATTGCTTTCACCAAATTGATTTCTGGATTTTCCAGAGATGGGAATTATGCTAAG AATGGTATGGGGAATGAAGCTCTCCGAGTCTTCAATGATCTCAAGGACAGAGGTTATGCTCCTGATAGGGTTATGTACACCACAATGATTGATGGTCTCTGCAAGATGGGTAGATTAGGGGAAGCAAGAAAGCTTTGGTTTGAGATGATTCATAAAGGATTCAAGCAAAATGAGTATACATATAATGCACTCATGGATGGATACTGCAAGGCAG GATTTTGTCAACATGGGAAGACAGACAAAGCACATGAGCTGTTTGAAGAAATGGCCAATAGAGGTATCAACCATGATGTAGTTACATATAATACTCTGATTCAGGGTCTTTGTAAGGAAGGGAAAGTAGTTGAGGCTATGAACCTGTTCAATGAACTTATGGTGCTGGATTTGCAACCCTATACTTCATCTTATACTCCTCAGATTCAGGCTCTTTGTGAGGAGGGAAAAGCACAGGAAGCAATAGAGTTATGGAAAGATACGCAAAATCGGAGTTTGGAGCCATTAGTCTGTACTCATGATTATATCATTACAGGATTGTGTAAGCAGGGAAATCCAACAGAAGGCATGGAGTGGTTGTTAACAAGTAAGCTGAGGCCTAGGAGGAACACTTTTAACAGATTGGTCGAGGATTTCTCTTCAAATAATCGGTTTGATGATGCTGCTTGTTTTAGATTATCTATTTGGAATGGATTATACTCTTGA